From the Nodularia sp. NIES-3585 genome, one window contains:
- the rppA gene encoding two-component system response regulator RppA → MRLLLVEDEPDLGAAIKRTLSQHKYLVDWVLDGNDAWAYLENSWTQYTLAIFDWMLPGISGLQLCKKLRDINNPLPVLMLTAKDRMEDKVAGLDAGADDYLIKPFGMAELLARLRALQRRSPQFQPQKLTVGNLTLDYGNNVVTNQNNPGEQPEIFLTNKEFQLLEYLMKHPNQIVTSEQIRYQLWEVGAEPISNVVAAQMRLLRRKLANSGCENLIETLHGLGYRFNLETT, encoded by the coding sequence ATGAGATTGCTACTAGTCGAGGATGAGCCAGATTTAGGTGCTGCTATTAAGCGAACTCTCTCTCAGCATAAGTATTTAGTTGATTGGGTGTTAGATGGTAATGATGCCTGGGCATATTTAGAAAATAGTTGGACACAATACACACTAGCTATTTTTGATTGGATGTTACCAGGAATATCAGGATTGCAATTATGCAAAAAGTTACGAGATATTAATAATCCTTTGCCTGTGTTAATGCTGACAGCTAAAGACAGAATGGAAGATAAAGTGGCTGGGTTAGATGCAGGTGCTGATGATTATTTAATCAAGCCCTTTGGTATGGCAGAATTATTAGCAAGATTGCGGGCTTTGCAAAGGCGATCGCCTCAATTTCAACCACAAAAATTAACTGTTGGCAATCTCACTCTAGATTATGGCAACAATGTAGTGACAAATCAAAATAATCCTGGGGAGCAACCAGAAATTTTCTTAACTAATAAAGAATTTCAACTACTAGAATATTTGATGAAGCACCCAAATCAAATTGTGACTAGTGAGCAAATTCGCTATCAACTTTGGGAAGTAGGTGCCGAACCGATTAGTAATGTGGTAGCAGCCCAAATGCGTTTACTGCGTCGTAAATTAGCCAATAGCGGTTGTGAAAACTTGATCGAAACTTTGCATGGTCTGGGATATAGATTCAATCTCGAAACTACATAA